Proteins from one Natrinema salinisoli genomic window:
- a CDS encoding DUF5805 domain-containing protein: MSDSADTSRTAVKTYVPAYQKSEWESHAAELDMSQSEFVRTMVQAGRRGFESGSAEPDSTGPDPGGSDLETQVLNLLSTDTYSWDELLEAVSQDIESQLDETLEELQSTNRIRYSGRHGGYTTVDGGGDGD; encoded by the coding sequence ATGAGCGATTCGGCGGACACATCTAGAACAGCTGTCAAAACGTACGTGCCTGCCTACCAGAAATCCGAGTGGGAGTCCCACGCCGCCGAGCTCGACATGAGCCAGAGCGAGTTCGTCCGAACGATGGTGCAGGCGGGGCGACGGGGGTTCGAATCCGGCTCTGCGGAACCCGATTCTACCGGCCCAGACCCCGGGGGTAGCGACCTCGAAACACAGGTCCTCAATTTACTCTCAACTGACACGTACTCGTGGGACGAGCTCCTCGAGGCAGTCTCCCAGGATATCGAGTCACAGTTAGACGAGACACTCGAGGAGCTCCAGTCGACCAACCGGATTCGATACAGCGGTCGCCACGGCGGGTACACGACTGTCGACGGTGGTGGCGATGGCGACTGA
- a CDS encoding SDR family NAD(P)-dependent oxidoreductase: MTVEEAMEKYGPSELTRDDLLVLEDPNYTTENVAIVTGAGSGIGQATALAFAANGLTVLATDHDEDGLAETRTQAEELSLPGELVTVVADLTNDPALERIVDEAAEQGNVRYLVNIAGIQTVAPIESFPLEKYDLMHDVMQRAPMVLAKHCLPHFRDNEDGRGVVGNMCSVHGHIVTQDKVAYNTTKFGLRGLTQSIAAEGDGKVRAFTVSTAYVKTALVAKQLPDTADRRDMTVDEVVENVMLEHTRVKEMMEPYEVANLFVMGCSNHSKHLNGGDMTHEGGMSLTY, encoded by the coding sequence ATGACTGTCGAGGAAGCGATGGAGAAGTACGGACCGTCGGAACTCACGCGCGACGATCTGCTGGTGCTCGAGGATCCCAACTACACCACGGAGAACGTCGCGATCGTGACCGGTGCCGGCTCGGGTATCGGGCAGGCGACCGCGCTGGCGTTCGCGGCGAACGGACTGACCGTCCTCGCGACGGACCACGACGAGGACGGACTCGCCGAAACGAGGACGCAGGCCGAGGAGCTGTCCCTGCCAGGAGAGCTCGTTACCGTGGTCGCCGACCTTACTAACGACCCGGCGCTCGAACGGATCGTCGACGAAGCCGCCGAGCAGGGCAACGTCCGATATCTGGTGAACATCGCCGGGATTCAGACCGTCGCACCCATCGAGTCGTTCCCGCTCGAGAAGTACGATCTGATGCACGACGTCATGCAGCGTGCCCCGATGGTACTCGCGAAACACTGCTTGCCACATTTCCGCGACAATGAAGACGGCAGGGGCGTCGTCGGGAACATGTGCTCGGTCCACGGCCACATCGTGACGCAGGACAAGGTCGCGTACAACACGACGAAGTTCGGGCTCCGCGGGCTGACGCAGTCGATCGCCGCCGAGGGTGATGGGAAGGTGCGAGCATTTACCGTCAGCACGGCCTACGTGAAGACGGCGCTCGTCGCGAAACAGCTTCCCGATACGGCGGATCGTCGCGACATGACCGTCGACGAGGTCGTAGAAAACGTGATGCTAGAGCACACGCGGGTCAAGGAGATGATGGAGCCCTACGAGGTCGCGAACCTGTTCGTGATGGGCTGTTCGAACCACAGCAAGCACCTCAACGGCGGCGACATGACTCACGAGGGCGGGATGAGCCTGACCTACTGA
- a CDS encoding PH domain-containing protein, which yields MKTLHPASVAVRSLSRSLNTGFLFFVVGIVASPGGNGTDLLSVFGLVAIGIVVGIVYEFAYYRRFRYELTGDTFDVTSGVLARRDRELPLGRVQNVDIRQNVVGRVLGIAAVHIETAGGGQTEVSLQYVAEAEAHRLRRQLRRGGSATGAESADERARDADDEDEFEPTTDEDVLFEIQPHELAILSVFTIDPGASLLGGIALSFASGLDPTALVPTDRFTWLPGPESGLFTLIWGILLFLLAAWLISAALTFTRYYGFRLTRVDDELYYERGLLQRYSGTIPLEKVQTLTISESIPFRWFGYAALSVETAGYAPGQSDSRGTESAIPLADADRVRELARAIEPFGPIDLESPPRRARERYAVRYLLVVAGVVGIAYALARYTSLVHRWYVLAVLAVLVPLAAHLKWSSRGYRIDGRYFLTRTGFWRRTTKVVPYYRVQAVIHSATIFQRRRRLASVTADTASSATLLGRAATAYDVDSDRGLEMQADIEERLQDRLRARQRQRTVDRWVRDSSDATDDNSTAENDDMS from the coding sequence ATGAAAACGCTCCATCCCGCATCGGTCGCGGTCAGATCCCTCTCGCGAAGCCTCAATACCGGTTTTCTGTTCTTCGTCGTCGGTATCGTCGCCTCACCCGGCGGGAACGGGACCGACCTGCTGTCCGTGTTCGGACTGGTCGCGATCGGGATCGTCGTCGGCATCGTCTACGAGTTCGCCTACTACCGGCGTTTCCGGTACGAACTCACCGGCGACACGTTCGACGTCACCTCCGGCGTGCTCGCGCGCAGGGACCGCGAACTGCCCCTCGGACGGGTCCAGAACGTCGACATCAGGCAGAACGTCGTCGGTCGCGTGCTCGGTATCGCCGCCGTCCACATCGAAACCGCCGGCGGCGGCCAGACCGAAGTCAGCCTGCAGTACGTGGCCGAAGCAGAGGCTCACCGGCTCAGGCGACAGCTTCGACGCGGCGGGAGCGCTACCGGGGCCGAATCGGCCGACGAACGCGCTCGCGACGCCGACGACGAGGACGAGTTCGAGCCGACGACCGACGAGGACGTCCTGTTCGAGATCCAGCCGCACGAACTTGCGATCCTAAGTGTCTTCACGATCGACCCGGGGGCGAGTCTGCTGGGAGGGATCGCTCTCTCCTTCGCCAGCGGACTCGATCCGACGGCACTCGTCCCCACGGATCGCTTCACGTGGCTTCCCGGGCCGGAGTCGGGGCTGTTCACGCTCATCTGGGGCATCCTGCTCTTCCTGCTCGCCGCCTGGCTCATCAGCGCCGCCCTCACGTTTACCAGATACTACGGCTTCCGGCTCACCCGCGTCGACGACGAACTCTACTACGAGCGCGGCCTCCTCCAGCGCTACAGCGGGACGATTCCCCTCGAGAAGGTCCAGACGCTGACGATTTCGGAATCGATCCCGTTCCGGTGGTTCGGCTACGCGGCACTGAGCGTCGAAACGGCCGGCTACGCGCCGGGACAGTCCGATTCCCGCGGGACGGAATCCGCGATCCCCCTCGCCGATGCCGACCGCGTCAGGGAACTCGCGCGGGCGATCGAACCGTTCGGGCCGATCGACCTCGAGTCCCCGCCGCGACGTGCACGCGAACGGTACGCCGTCCGGTACCTGCTGGTCGTCGCTGGTGTGGTCGGCATCGCATACGCACTGGCCCGATATACCTCGCTCGTCCACCGATGGTACGTCCTCGCGGTCCTTGCAGTCCTCGTCCCCTTGGCTGCCCACCTGAAGTGGTCGAGCCGGGGCTACCGGATCGACGGCCGGTACTTCCTCACCCGCACCGGATTCTGGCGGCGGACGACGAAAGTCGTCCCCTATTATCGAGTTCAGGCCGTCATCCATTCGGCCACGATCTTCCAGCGTCGGCGGCGACTCGCCAGCGTGACGGCCGACACCGCCAGCTCCGCGACGCTTCTCGGCCGAGCCGCGACCGCGTACGACGTGGATTCGGACCGCGGCCTCGAGATGCAGGCCGACATCGAAGAGCGGTTACAGGACCGGCTTCGAGCGCGGCAACGCCAGCGGACGGTCGATCGGTGGGTTCGGGACTCGAGCGACGCGACGGACGACAATTCCACAGCTGAAAACGACGATATGTCGTAA
- a CDS encoding PH domain-containing protein encodes MERLTPRVRVVWLGLALARAAIFGGIIVGAAIGLTRTDFWESAPDVLVPAAVSIAVGLAFLRVFVAWRRYGVWRFELRDDDLYIERGVFTRVKTVVPYVRVQHVDSRRSPLERTTGLATVVIYTAGSRSSDVSIPGLTPTRAEDLQESLRELAIESAGEDAV; translated from the coding sequence ATGGAACGGCTCACTCCGCGAGTGCGAGTCGTCTGGCTCGGCCTCGCGCTCGCTCGAGCCGCGATTTTCGGCGGGATCATCGTCGGCGCGGCGATCGGACTCACGCGCACGGATTTCTGGGAATCGGCGCCCGACGTCCTCGTCCCGGCCGCCGTGTCGATCGCCGTCGGTCTCGCGTTCTTGCGCGTCTTCGTGGCCTGGCGACGCTACGGGGTCTGGCGATTCGAACTCCGGGACGACGATCTGTACATCGAGCGCGGCGTCTTCACGCGCGTCAAGACCGTCGTCCCCTACGTCCGGGTCCAGCACGTCGACTCCCGGCGGTCGCCGCTCGAGCGAACGACCGGGCTCGCGACCGTCGTGATCTACACGGCCGGCTCCCGGAGCTCGGACGTGTCGATCCCAGGACTGACACCGACCCGTGCGGAGGACTTACAGGAGTCGCTTCGGGAACTCGCGATCGAAAGCGCGGGTGAAGACGCCGTATGA
- a CDS encoding DUF7344 domain-containing protein — MGNDNDTLELFALQTASDSVPVDEVIRLLANVHARNAVVYLHDHPTATLDELADALTAAAASADETIATPSDRNRILIRLHHDILPRLADLDFIEFDSETNTVTETRIPDAVVAALGVND; from the coding sequence ATGGGCAACGATAACGATACTCTCGAGTTGTTTGCCCTCCAGACAGCGTCCGATTCGGTTCCGGTCGACGAGGTGATTCGCCTCCTCGCGAACGTCCACGCGCGGAACGCGGTGGTTTATCTCCACGATCACCCCACAGCGACGCTCGACGAACTCGCCGATGCCCTCACCGCCGCGGCTGCCAGTGCCGACGAAACGATCGCGACGCCGTCCGATCGGAACCGGATTCTGATCCGGTTGCACCACGATATCCTCCCGCGACTCGCCGATCTGGACTTCATCGAGTTCGATAGCGAGACGAACACCGTCACCGAGACGCGGATCCCCGACGCGGTCGTCGCCGCTCTGGGAGTCAACGACTGA
- a CDS encoding DICT sensory domain-containing protein, protein MHSLRDILETVGQRRKTLEVHTDEESVISELRRQFDTRNVDVTHRQLGSIDETGFVLIRDSDGEFRGALGLDQFEAVLSPEIHPPWELADTEYDQAELFSFLENTLFSSYNRRQMLATSREIEERAWRVGTGRLYAGFQRPDALRAQTDLYDRLVTRKSVAVTVFLEGDCNVPLADDVRVVADSNGELGAFWFLIYDDGESGSQNCALIAEERGNGQYYGFWTFDPTIVGDLIAHLETRYALS, encoded by the coding sequence ATGCACTCGCTTCGAGACATCCTCGAGACCGTCGGCCAACGGCGGAAAACCCTCGAGGTACACACCGACGAGGAGTCCGTTATTAGCGAGCTCCGACGGCAGTTCGACACCCGAAACGTCGACGTGACTCACCGGCAACTGGGATCGATCGACGAAACGGGGTTCGTACTCATCCGGGACAGCGACGGTGAGTTCCGGGGTGCGCTGGGACTCGACCAGTTCGAGGCCGTCCTGTCGCCCGAGATCCATCCGCCGTGGGAACTCGCCGACACCGAGTACGATCAGGCGGAACTGTTCAGCTTCCTCGAGAACACGCTGTTCTCGTCGTACAATCGCCGACAGATGCTCGCGACGTCGCGCGAAATCGAGGAGCGGGCGTGGCGAGTCGGCACCGGGCGGTTGTACGCGGGGTTCCAGCGGCCGGACGCGCTCCGGGCACAGACCGACCTCTACGATCGACTCGTAACTCGCAAGTCGGTCGCCGTCACGGTGTTTCTAGAGGGAGACTGTAACGTCCCCCTCGCTGATGACGTGAGGGTCGTTGCGGACTCTAACGGCGAACTCGGCGCGTTCTGGTTCCTGATCTATGACGACGGCGAGAGCGGTTCCCAAAACTGTGCGCTGATCGCCGAAGAACGAGGCAACGGACAGTACTACGGGTTCTGGACGTTCGATCCGACGATCGTCGGCGACCTGATCGCACACCTCGAGACGAGGTACGCCCTCTCGTAG
- a CDS encoding HVO_2901 family zinc finger protein, translated as MHTCRNCNQSFQTELALELHRDTCKKGQLFCQVCGERFREGTATQDGWHYECPSEDCDGNGLKDDLYRVEDVRTATQ; from the coding sequence ATGCACACCTGTCGTAACTGCAACCAGTCGTTCCAGACCGAACTCGCCCTCGAGTTACACCGAGATACGTGTAAAAAGGGACAGCTCTTCTGCCAGGTATGCGGGGAGCGGTTCCGAGAGGGAACTGCGACTCAGGACGGCTGGCACTACGAATGCCCGAGCGAGGACTGTGACGGAAACGGACTGAAAGACGACCTGTATCGCGTCGAGGACGTTCGGACCGCGACGCAGTAG
- a CDS encoding hemolysin family protein, which translates to MNSFVIGGRLFAGVLLILANAFFVAIEFALTRARQFTEDEFVDGNPKLERAWEMTDDLELYLTTCQVGITASSIAVGIVAEPALAAIFEPLFENTVLATIGSGAILAFLIINLVHLTHGEQTPTYLGVERSRLVCRYGATPLYWFYWIISPIITLGDGIAKLTLKLFGIEMTGAWLETEEDVIESRADLRNRLGSVLEEGDLPEERREEVLNAFNIGDQSIRDLMVSPEEIVALSTTADPEENFRKMEERPQTRYPLVGEELTDFRGIVYTPVFVRHRQELADGSIDFEELAAPPMTLSPDTDVSDAVDQFQTESQELALVIEDGEAVGLVTVTDLLEAVMGDIEDPLDQAELDPVDR; encoded by the coding sequence ATGAACTCATTCGTAATCGGCGGGCGGTTGTTCGCAGGGGTGTTGCTCATCCTGGCGAACGCCTTCTTCGTCGCCATCGAGTTCGCGTTGACCCGTGCTCGACAGTTTACCGAGGACGAGTTCGTCGACGGGAATCCCAAATTGGAGCGGGCCTGGGAGATGACCGACGACCTCGAACTGTATCTCACGACGTGCCAGGTGGGAATTACGGCCTCGAGCATCGCCGTCGGGATCGTCGCCGAGCCGGCGCTCGCGGCCATCTTCGAGCCGCTGTTCGAAAACACCGTTTTGGCCACGATCGGGAGCGGAGCGATCCTCGCCTTCCTGATCATCAACCTCGTCCACCTGACCCACGGGGAACAGACGCCGACGTATCTCGGCGTCGAGCGGTCGCGGCTGGTCTGTCGGTACGGCGCGACGCCGCTGTACTGGTTCTACTGGATCATCTCGCCGATCATCACGCTCGGGGACGGCATTGCGAAACTGACGCTCAAACTCTTCGGGATCGAGATGACCGGCGCGTGGCTCGAGACCGAGGAGGACGTCATCGAATCGCGAGCGGACCTCCGGAACCGACTCGGGTCGGTCCTCGAGGAGGGCGACCTCCCGGAGGAGCGCCGTGAAGAGGTGTTGAACGCGTTCAATATCGGCGATCAGTCGATCCGGGATCTGATGGTGTCTCCCGAGGAGATCGTCGCGCTGTCGACGACGGCCGACCCCGAGGAGAACTTCCGAAAGATGGAGGAACGGCCACAGACCCGGTATCCGCTGGTCGGCGAGGAGTTGACCGATTTCCGCGGGATCGTCTACACGCCGGTGTTCGTCCGGCATCGGCAGGAGCTGGCCGACGGGTCCATCGACTTCGAGGAGCTCGCGGCCCCGCCGATGACGCTCTCGCCGGATACGGACGTCAGCGACGCAGTCGATCAGTTCCAGACGGAGAGTCAGGAGCTCGCGCTGGTGATCGAAGACGGCGAGGCCGTCGGGCTCGTCACCGTGACCGACCTGCTCGAGGCGGTGATGGGTGATATCGAGGATCCCCTCGATCAAGCAGAGCTCGATCCGGTCGATCGGTGA
- a CDS encoding universal stress protein codes for MYDDILVPTDGSDSSTAAVEQAVAIADGEAATVHFLHVVDVGTEMSASASGSIAPQLTETLEDEAESALDDAASRAEETGIAYDQVTREGDPHEVIAAYSADHEIDLVVMGASGRSGMKERLLGSTTDRVVRTVDTSVLIARA; via the coding sequence GTGTACGACGATATCCTCGTGCCGACCGACGGGAGCGACTCGAGTACGGCGGCGGTCGAGCAGGCCGTCGCGATCGCGGACGGGGAGGCGGCGACGGTTCACTTCCTCCACGTCGTGGACGTGGGGACGGAGATGTCGGCGAGCGCGTCCGGGTCCATCGCGCCACAGCTCACCGAGACGCTCGAGGACGAAGCCGAGTCGGCCCTCGACGATGCAGCGAGCCGGGCCGAGGAAACGGGCATCGCGTACGACCAAGTCACTCGGGAGGGCGATCCCCACGAGGTGATCGCAGCGTACAGCGCCGACCACGAGATCGATCTCGTCGTCATGGGCGCGAGCGGTCGATCGGGGATGAAAGAACGCCTCCTCGGGAGCACGACTGATCGCGTCGTGCGCACGGTCGATACTTCTGTGCTGATCGCACGGGCCTAA